A segment of the Phycisphaerae bacterium RAS1 genome:
CGACAAGACCTCGGTCGAGCTGTCGTTTCTGGGCAGCCTATGGATGATTGGCGGCCCGGTGCCCGTGATCGTCGGGACCGTGGTCATTGCACTGATTCACGCCGGGCTGGCCCGGCTGCTGCTGCTGCTCGTGACCCGCTCGCCCGGATATGCCTTGCTGATGGCGGCGATGCTCGCGCCCGAGATCATGTGGGCCGTCAACTCGGACATCATCACCAACATCCGCAACATCGTCTGGCGGCTGCTGGCCGCAACCGTGGTCTATTTTGTAGTCTTTCGCCCGTTCATCGGCCGCGACCCGCAGGCGGCGCACGCCAGACACCCCGCCGTGGCCACCGCCCCGACGACCTTCGGGGAGCATCGGCGTCTCGCCGGTGCGCCTCAATGAAGCGCGCGCGCCGGCCGGGCGCTCCCCGCGGAACGCCGAATCGCGCCGGCGGGACGCCGATGCTCCCCGCTTGGATAATGTCCTCTGCAGGAATGCCGCCGCGATGAGCAGTTCAGCCGATCAGTTCAACTGGAAAGAAGTCCGCAAGTTCTGGGAGACGCATAGCGCCCTCTTCGCCCAGATCGACGACGGCGCCGACCCGGACGCGCTCGCCAACGTGTGCCATCCGGGCGCCCCGGCCTGGCTCAACGACTATTACGCGCGATTTCAACGACAGGTCTATTCCGCTCTCTTTCACCGCGTCCCCCCGCCCACCGGCGACTCGCGCGCCCTCGAAGTCGGCTGCGGCGCCGGCCGCTGGTGCCGCTTCCTCGCCGCGGCCGGATTCAAAACGACCGGCGTCGACCTCCAGCCGCACCTGGTCGAGCGAAACCGAAAGCGCTACCCGCACATCGAGTTTGTCTGCTCTGCAATCCAGGATTTTCAACCGACGGACCGCTTCGACGTGATCTCGCACGTGACCGTCATCCAGCACATTCCGAAGGACCAGCAACTCATCGCCATCCGTCGGTTCCGCGAGATTCTCAAACCCGG
Coding sequences within it:
- a CDS encoding putative S-adenosylmethionine-dependent methyltransferase, with translation MSSSADQFNWKEVRKFWETHSALFAQIDDGADPDALANVCHPGAPAWLNDYYARFQRQVYSALFHRVPPPTGDSRALEVGCGAGRWCRFLAAAGFKTTGVDLQPHLVERNRKRYPHIEFVCSAIQDFQPTDRFDVISHVTVIQHIPKDQQLIAIRRFREILKPGGHVLALENVHDRGTHVFANRVAEWTRMFETSGFRRIAVRRYDYSPFHRSLMTVRELGSFLWRRRASATPETYLHTFDDPNKSRKASVLRRTARAVDLTFQRVAVACDTAAEATLIPLNPPFSCVHCGFLFRAV